Proteins encoded by one window of Cupriavidus sp. EM10:
- a CDS encoding NAD-glutamate dehydrogenase, giving the protein MHRHTPRTPRRGHAPENEEKVAQLLDDLVAFARERLPAATFAIVEPLFRHYYDLADAEDLLARDVADLYGAVMAHWQTAQKFVSGAARLRVYNPNLEEHGWHSDHTIIEIVNDDMPFLVDSVTMEINRHGLTLHSAIHPVFRVCRDARGAIESIGLGGTEASTDRCRLESFIHFEVDRTGEASRLDALRVGIGAALGDVRAAVEDWPRMRQIAQETVAGMANSADAGTPDSTEARAFLQWMLDDHFTFLGQRDYELVSRDGQFFLRGVAGSGTGILREALRDPGADDLTPLPPAARAIIEGASPIFITKANSRSTVHRPGYLDYVGVKLLDANGKLFGERRYVGLYTSTAYMVSTSEIPLVRRKCANILQRAGFLTKGHLYKSLVTILEQYPRDELFQADEDELFDITLGILRLQEHQRTRLFVRRDRFDRFISCLVFVPRDKYNTDLRQRIQKLLVQSFNGTSCEFTPQLSESPLARIQLTVRGQPGTMPEVDTRELEEKIVQATRRWQDDLAQALHDSRGEENGNRLLRRYGDSFPAGYREDYAARTAVRDIELMEHARQHPSKLAMNLYRPIEAAAGAFRFKVYRAGEPIALSLSLPMLEHLGVRVDEERPYLIEPDGCEPVWIHDFGLEIAADPDGKPLDIDIEKIKPLFEDAFARAWNGEIENDDFNRLVLRAGLAARDVTILRAYAKYLRQVGSTFSNAYIERALTANPNIASMLVSLFLARFDPATATVPAPAVATAAAEQAEKTEDPRTRKWLADIDAALDQVPNLDEDRILRLFLNVINATVRTNYFHRDAQGQSRPYVSFKFNPALVQGLPEPRPMFEIWVYSPRVEGVHLRGGRVARGGLRWSDRREDFRTEVLGLMKAQMVKNTVIVPVGSKGGFVVKRPPPATDRDAFLAEGVACYQTFLRGLLDLTDNLVSGQLVPPPDVVRHDENDPYLVVAADKGTATFSDYANAISAEYGFWLDDAFASGGSVGYDHKKMGITARGAWESVKRHFREMGVDIQTTPFTVVGVGDMSGDVFGNGMLLSPHIKLLAAFDHRHIFLDPDPDCAKTLAERQRLFELPRSSWADYDTALISAGGGVFPRTAKTIPLSPQIQAALGIQAAALSPNELMHAILTAPVDLLYNGGIGTYVKASTETHLQAGDRSNDAIRVNGNELRCKVVGEGGNLGFTQLGRIEFARNGGRIDTDAIDNSAGVDCSDHEVNIKILLGLVVADGEMTEKQRNKLLAEMTDEVGLLVLEDNYYQTQALSVAGREAPTLVDAEGRLIRWLERAGRLNRPLEFLPSDTDIAERKSLGQGLTSPERAVLLAYSKMWLYDELLVSDLPEDTLVAGLLVDYFPKPLQHQHAAAMQRHPLRREILATHLTNMLVNRIGATFVHRLMEETDARPADIVRACLLARDVFGLTALWERIDALDNRVDDAVQARMFGALGRLLERATLWFVRYLRGGGTVEPGATRFMEAAQWLTPQLATLLPPETSQTMADAALALTEAGVDDDLALRVAASDNAAAALDIAEVAGSCHRSLGAVAAVYFALDTELNFGWLRERALSLPADTHWDLLARTTTLEDLGRLKRALTTSVLAQAQDSDDAAAMINSWRGSRQVALDRYAQMLTDQRASGVSGAAALSMLSVAVREIGLLERA; this is encoded by the coding sequence ATGCACCGGCACACACCGAGAACACCGAGGAGAGGCCATGCCCCGGAGAACGAAGAAAAGGTTGCGCAATTGCTCGATGACCTGGTTGCATTCGCCCGTGAGCGCCTGCCCGCCGCCACGTTCGCGATCGTCGAGCCGCTGTTCCGGCATTACTACGACCTGGCCGATGCCGAAGACCTGCTGGCGCGCGACGTGGCGGACCTCTACGGCGCCGTGATGGCGCACTGGCAGACCGCACAGAAGTTCGTGTCGGGCGCCGCGCGGCTGCGCGTGTACAACCCGAACCTCGAAGAGCACGGCTGGCATTCGGACCACACGATCATCGAGATCGTCAACGACGACATGCCGTTCCTGGTCGATTCCGTGACGATGGAAATCAACCGTCACGGCCTGACCCTGCATTCGGCCATCCACCCGGTGTTCCGCGTCTGCCGCGATGCGCGCGGCGCCATCGAAAGCATCGGCCTGGGGGGCACCGAGGCCAGCACCGATCGCTGCCGGCTCGAATCGTTCATCCATTTCGAAGTGGACCGCACCGGCGAAGCCAGCCGGCTCGACGCGCTGCGGGTAGGCATCGGCGCCGCGCTCGGCGACGTGCGCGCCGCCGTGGAAGACTGGCCGCGCATGCGCCAGATCGCCCAGGAAACCGTGGCCGGCATGGCCAACTCGGCCGATGCCGGCACGCCGGATTCCACAGAGGCCCGCGCGTTCCTGCAGTGGATGCTGGACGACCATTTCACGTTCCTGGGCCAGCGCGACTACGAACTGGTATCGCGCGACGGCCAGTTCTTCCTGCGCGGCGTGGCGGGCTCGGGCACCGGCATCCTGCGCGAGGCCCTGCGCGACCCCGGCGCCGACGATCTCACGCCCCTGCCGCCCGCCGCCCGCGCCATCATCGAAGGGGCGTCGCCGATCTTCATCACCAAGGCCAATTCGCGCTCTACCGTGCATCGGCCCGGCTACCTCGACTATGTGGGCGTGAAGCTGCTCGACGCCAACGGCAAGCTGTTCGGCGAGCGCCGCTACGTGGGGCTGTACACGTCCACGGCCTACATGGTCAGCACTAGCGAAATTCCGCTGGTGCGCCGCAAGTGCGCCAATATCCTGCAGCGCGCCGGCTTCCTGACCAAGGGCCACCTGTACAAGTCGCTGGTGACGATCCTGGAGCAGTATCCGCGTGACGAACTGTTCCAGGCCGACGAGGACGAGCTGTTCGACATCACGCTGGGCATCCTGCGCCTGCAGGAACACCAGCGCACGCGGCTGTTCGTGCGGCGTGACCGCTTCGACCGCTTTATCTCGTGCCTGGTCTTCGTGCCGCGCGACAAGTACAACACCGACCTGCGCCAGCGCATCCAGAAGCTGCTGGTGCAGTCGTTCAACGGCACCAGCTGCGAATTCACGCCGCAGTTGTCTGAATCGCCGCTGGCACGCATCCAGCTGACGGTGCGCGGCCAGCCCGGCACGATGCCCGAGGTCGACACGCGCGAGCTCGAAGAAAAAATCGTCCAGGCCACGCGCCGCTGGCAGGACGATCTGGCGCAGGCGCTGCACGACAGCCGGGGCGAGGAAAACGGCAACCGGTTGCTGCGCCGCTATGGCGACTCGTTCCCGGCCGGCTATCGCGAGGACTACGCCGCGCGCACGGCCGTGCGCGATATCGAGCTGATGGAACACGCGCGCCAGCACCCGAGCAAGCTGGCGATGAACCTGTACCGGCCCATCGAGGCCGCAGCGGGCGCCTTCCGCTTCAAGGTCTACCGCGCCGGCGAACCCATCGCGCTGTCGCTGAGCCTGCCGATGCTGGAACACCTGGGCGTGCGCGTGGACGAGGAACGCCCGTACCTGATCGAGCCCGACGGCTGCGAGCCCGTGTGGATCCACGACTTCGGCCTGGAGATCGCAGCCGACCCCGACGGCAAGCCGCTGGACATCGATATCGAGAAGATCAAGCCGCTGTTCGAGGATGCCTTCGCGCGCGCCTGGAATGGCGAGATCGAGAACGACGACTTCAACCGGCTGGTGCTGCGCGCGGGGCTGGCGGCGCGCGACGTGACCATCCTGCGCGCCTACGCCAAGTACCTGCGCCAGGTGGGCTCCACGTTCAGCAATGCCTATATCGAACGGGCGCTGACGGCGAACCCCAATATCGCGTCGATGCTGGTGTCGCTGTTCCTGGCCCGCTTCGACCCGGCCACGGCCACCGTGCCGGCCCCCGCCGTGGCCACGGCCGCCGCCGAGCAGGCGGAAAAGACCGAGGACCCCCGCACCCGCAAGTGGCTGGCCGATATCGACGCCGCGCTCGACCAGGTGCCCAACCTGGACGAGGACCGCATCCTGCGGCTGTTCCTGAACGTGATCAACGCCACGGTGCGCACCAACTACTTCCATCGCGACGCGCAGGGGCAATCGCGCCCCTATGTGTCGTTCAAGTTCAACCCGGCGCTCGTGCAGGGCCTGCCCGAGCCGCGCCCAATGTTCGAGATCTGGGTCTATTCGCCGCGCGTGGAGGGTGTGCACCTGCGCGGCGGCCGCGTGGCGCGAGGCGGCCTGCGCTGGTCGGACCGCCGCGAGGATTTCCGTACCGAGGTGCTGGGGCTGATGAAGGCCCAGATGGTCAAGAACACGGTGATCGTGCCGGTGGGCTCCAAGGGTGGTTTCGTGGTCAAGCGCCCGCCGCCGGCCACCGATCGCGATGCCTTCCTGGCCGAAGGCGTGGCCTGCTACCAGACCTTCCTGCGCGGCCTGCTGGACCTGACCGACAACCTGGTGTCGGGCCAGCTGGTGCCGCCGCCCGACGTGGTGCGCCATGACGAGAACGACCCCTACCTGGTGGTGGCGGCCGACAAGGGCACGGCCACGTTCTCCGACTACGCCAACGCGATCTCGGCCGAATACGGCTTCTGGCTCGACGACGCGTTTGCGTCCGGCGGCTCGGTCGGCTACGACCACAAGAAGATGGGCATTACGGCGCGCGGTGCCTGGGAAAGCGTCAAGCGGCACTTCCGCGAGATGGGCGTCGATATCCAGACCACTCCGTTCACGGTGGTGGGCGTCGGCGACATGTCGGGCGACGTGTTCGGCAACGGCATGCTGCTGTCGCCCCATATCAAGCTGCTGGCGGCGTTCGACCATCGCCACATCTTCCTGGACCCCGATCCAGACTGCGCGAAGACCCTGGCCGAGCGCCAGCGCCTGTTCGAGCTGCCCCGCTCCAGCTGGGCCGACTACGACACCGCGCTGATTTCGGCCGGCGGCGGCGTGTTCCCGCGCACCGCCAAGACGATTCCGCTGTCGCCGCAGATCCAGGCCGCGCTGGGCATCCAGGCCGCGGCGCTGTCGCCCAATGAGCTGATGCACGCGATCCTGACGGCGCCCGTGGACCTGCTCTACAACGGCGGCATCGGCACCTACGTCAAGGCCAGCACCGAGACGCACCTGCAGGCGGGCGATCGATCCAACGACGCGATCCGCGTGAACGGCAACGAGCTGCGCTGCAAGGTGGTGGGCGAAGGCGGCAACCTGGGCTTCACGCAGCTGGGCCGCATCGAGTTCGCGCGCAACGGCGGCCGGATCGATACCGATGCCATCGACAACTCGGCGGGCGTGGACTGCTCGGACCACGAGGTCAATATAAAGATTTTGCTAGGCCTGGTGGTGGCCGATGGCGAGATGACCGAGAAGCAGCGCAACAAGCTGCTGGCCGAAATGACCGACGAGGTGGGCCTGCTGGTGCTGGAAGACAACTACTACCAGACCCAGGCCCTGTCGGTGGCCGGGCGCGAGGCGCCCACGCTGGTAGATGCCGAGGGCCGGCTGATCCGCTGGCTCGAACGCGCGGGCCGCCTCAATCGTCCGCTCGAATTCCTGCCGTCGGACACCGACATCGCCGAACGCAAGTCGCTGGGCCAGGGGCTGACGTCGCCCGAGCGCGCCGTGCTGCTGGCCTACAGCAAGATGTGGTTGTACGACGAGCTGCTGGTGTCGGACCTGCCCGAGGACACCCTGGTGGCCGGCCTGCTGGTCGACTACTTCCCCAAGCCGCTGCAGCACCAGCATGCCGCGGCCATGCAGCGGCATCCGCTGCGGCGCGAGATCCTGGCCACGCATCTGACCAACATGCTGGTGAACCGCATCGGCGCCACGTTCGTGCACCGGCTGATGGAAGAGACCGATGCCCGCCCCGCCGACATCGTGCGCGCCTGCCTGCTGGCGCGCGACGTGTTCGGGCTGACCGCGTTGTGGGAACGCATCGACGCGCTCGACAACCGTGTGGACGACGCGGTCCAGGCGCGCATGTTCGGCGCGCTGGGCCGTCTGCTGGAGCGCGCCACGCTCTGGTTCGTGCGCTACCTGCGTGGCGGCGGCACCGTGGAGCCGGGCGCCACACGTTTCATGGAAGCCGCGCAGTGGCTGACGCCGCAACTGGCGACGCTGTTGCCGCCCGAGACGTCGCAGACCATGGCCGATGCGGCGCTGGCGCTGACCGAAGCCGGCGTCGACGACGACCTGGCGCTGCGCGTGGCCGCCAGCGACAACGCCGCGGCCGCGCTGGACATCGCCGAGGTGGCGGGGTCGTGCCATCGCAGCCTGGGCGCGGTGGCGGCGGTCTACTTCGCGCTGGACACCGAGCTGAACTTCGGATGGCTGCGCGAACGCGCGCTGTCCCTGCCGGCCGATACGCACTGGGACCTGCTGGCACGCACCACCACGCTGGAAGACCTGGGCCGCCTCAAGCGCGCGCTGACCACCAGCGTACTGGCGCAGGCGCAGGACAGCGACGACGCGGCGGCGATGATCAACAGCTGGCGTGGCAGCCGGCAGGTGGCGCTGGACCGCTACGCCCAGATGCTGACCGATCAGCGCGCCTCGGGCGTGTCCGGCGCGGCGGCGCTGTCGATGCTGTCGGTGGCGGTGCGGGAAATCGGCCTGCTCGAACGTGCCTGA
- a CDS encoding MarR family transcriptional regulator has product MQPKALEIHEPVVLSLVDAVTAWQSALEQTLSVSGLNYPKWLLLRAIRTGEFTRGEPCQGAIFLDVPQTERLLRELHADGWLEFPSDGTPQIAFEACARLERAALAVRALHSVSISHLAPAERTALTSLLHRMTATLDDHAERHSRQAARTTAELSLVVAEHAGRSAQHALAA; this is encoded by the coding sequence ATGCAGCCCAAAGCACTCGAAATCCACGAGCCTGTCGTGCTCTCGCTTGTCGACGCCGTCACCGCGTGGCAAAGCGCCCTGGAACAGACGCTGAGCGTCTCGGGGCTGAACTATCCGAAATGGCTGCTGCTGCGCGCCATCCGCACCGGCGAATTCACGCGCGGCGAGCCGTGCCAGGGCGCGATTTTCCTGGACGTGCCGCAGACCGAGCGGCTGCTGCGCGAACTCCATGCCGATGGCTGGCTGGAGTTTCCGAGCGACGGCACGCCGCAGATCGCCTTCGAAGCCTGCGCGCGCCTGGAACGCGCCGCGCTGGCCGTGCGCGCGCTGCATTCGGTCTCGATTTCGCATCTGGCGCCGGCCGAGCGCACCGCGCTGACCAGCCTGCTGCACCGCATGACCGCCACGCTGGACGATCACGCCGAACGCCATAGCCGCCAGGCCGCCCGCACCACGGCCGAGTTATCGCTGGTGGTGGCCGAGCACGCCGGCCGCAGCGCACAACACGCGCTGGCCGCCTGA